The following coding sequences are from one Candidatus Binataceae bacterium window:
- a CDS encoding pilus assembly protein TadG-related protein produces the protein MKPKLRLTKGQMAVVITIAMPVLIGAMGLGMDMAVLYYNWVQLQKAADAAALAGAEQLTGDPTTTDNSAVTACAQLYACQDGVSVQTQGTCPGNTEVCAGGTADPMTITPAADERSVTVTVRRTVPYFFFKLIGINDAGVAVRATAGILPTTGVCGAAPFGLPCKLNCNGSAGCYGSGTPGAGDHTCGGAYNFGTQLQFKASNNCVLNGCVITGVPGNWDPLAIGGSGASVYRSNIGYGETQTIRPGDTLPTETGNIVGPTAQGFTDRGLNLTATPVSVPTSFSANDHHIIVVPLVDYTQAKGGKSNVPVVDFVTLYVQALSGNNNTIVATVIPPVAWCGAPVGTTPTTTLGAPFKAILCPDSGCPTLPGSEWPAT, from the coding sequence ATGAAACCAAAATTGCGCCTCACCAAGGGGCAAATGGCGGTCGTCATCACGATTGCCATGCCCGTGCTCATCGGCGCCATGGGCTTGGGCATGGACATGGCCGTGCTCTACTACAATTGGGTCCAACTGCAGAAGGCGGCCGACGCCGCCGCGCTCGCCGGCGCCGAGCAACTCACGGGTGACCCCACCACCACCGACAACAGCGCCGTCACCGCCTGCGCGCAGCTCTACGCCTGTCAGGACGGCGTCAGCGTACAGACCCAGGGCACTTGCCCGGGCAACACCGAGGTCTGCGCCGGGGGCACCGCTGACCCGATGACGATAACGCCGGCGGCCGACGAACGCTCGGTGACCGTCACGGTCAGGCGAACGGTGCCGTACTTTTTCTTCAAGCTTATCGGGATCAATGACGCGGGCGTCGCCGTACGCGCGACGGCGGGTATTCTGCCCACCACGGGAGTGTGTGGCGCGGCGCCCTTCGGCCTGCCGTGCAAGCTCAACTGCAATGGCTCTGCCGGTTGCTATGGATCGGGCACTCCCGGGGCGGGGGACCATACTTGTGGCGGGGCCTATAATTTCGGGACCCAACTCCAGTTCAAGGCTTCGAATAACTGCGTCTTGAACGGCTGTGTAATTACCGGCGTTCCTGGCAACTGGGACCCGCTTGCTATCGGGGGCAGTGGCGCCTCGGTTTACCGCTCGAACATCGGCTACGGCGAGACGCAGACGATACGGCCGGGCGATACCTTGCCGACCGAAACCGGCAACATCGTCGGCCCCACCGCGCAGGGCTTCACCGATCGCGGCTTGAATCTGACCGCGACGCCGGTGAGCGTCCCGACCTCGTTTTCGGCCAACGACCATCACATCATCGTGGTGCCGCTGGTCGATTACACGCAGGCCAAGGGCGGCAAGAGCAACGTGCCCGTGGTGGACTTCGTGACGCTCTACGTGCAGGCGCTGAGCGGCAACAACAATACCATCGTCGCCACCGTGATCCCGCCGGTCGCCTGGTGCGGCGCGCCGGTCGGGACAACGCCGACAACTACGCTCGGGGCCCCGTTCAAAGCCATTCTGTGCCCGGACAGCGGATGCCCGACGCTGCCGGGCTCCGAGTGGCCGGCGACCTGA
- a CDS encoding acetate--CoA ligase family protein: MDTSKADRLVAEMAAAGRSALSEVESKEVLAALGVPVAASAVARSADEAAELAARCGFPAVLKVLSPDAAHKSEVAGVALGLRSADEVKAAFARIRQNLAAARPDARFDGVSVQAMAPAGVELIVGVTRDERYGPLVVAGLGGVFVEVLKDTALRLAPVSAAGARAMLDELRAAALLRGARGGAPVDLGALAELIASVSEFAARAAEVREMDLNPVAAYADGLRVLDARILLDAGAAKPAAPADPRHARRVENLRRAFDARAVAVIGDKRVGGYLWLRAMARFSRKLYSIQIDPSEIPGIEAMGVANYKSLAELPEPVDYAVSAVPRQVAPRILRDCVAAGVAGIGFFTSGFSETGEELGVKLERELRATAAESDIALVGPNCMGLYNPAIGLCNFPDQEVGTQGDVCFISQSGTHCINFCSQAPTRGIRINKAASIGNVLMLEAADFIDLMADDPATRALGMYIEGVRDGRRFFESLRRAAARVPVVVWKGGMTEAGARATFSHTGSLATPAAVWRALVEQGGAVSVASLDEMLDAMELFARGRRVAGRRMGLVAMTGGQSVVITDTFAAVGLEVPALSEASYAELKGFFNTIGGSYRNPLDAGGTIGMGHHQGNLDRILDILDRDPVIDATVLEIGTGLRAARWAAHEDELTALLDKLAEFNARSRKAFAVILHPAHVATIVVRAKELARSRGLVVFDSFERAAAAFSAAAHYWERRANA, translated from the coding sequence GTGGATACCAGCAAAGCCGATCGGCTGGTCGCAGAGATGGCTGCCGCCGGGCGCAGCGCACTCTCGGAAGTCGAGTCCAAGGAAGTCCTGGCGGCGCTCGGCGTGCCGGTTGCCGCCTCCGCAGTGGCGCGCAGCGCTGACGAGGCGGCCGAACTCGCCGCGCGCTGCGGCTTCCCCGCCGTGCTCAAGGTGCTGTCGCCCGACGCCGCCCACAAGAGCGAGGTCGCCGGTGTGGCGCTCGGGCTCCGATCGGCCGACGAGGTGAAGGCGGCGTTCGCGCGGATCCGGCAGAACCTCGCTGCCGCGCGTCCCGACGCGCGCTTCGACGGGGTCAGCGTGCAGGCGATGGCGCCGGCGGGAGTGGAGTTGATCGTCGGGGTAACGCGCGACGAGCGCTACGGGCCACTGGTTGTCGCAGGGCTGGGCGGCGTGTTCGTCGAGGTCCTGAAGGACACGGCGCTGAGGCTCGCGCCGGTCAGCGCGGCCGGCGCGCGCGCGATGCTCGACGAGCTGCGCGCCGCGGCGCTGCTCAGGGGCGCGCGCGGAGGCGCGCCGGTCGATCTGGGCGCGCTCGCGGAGCTGATCGCGAGCGTATCCGAGTTTGCCGCGCGGGCGGCTGAAGTACGCGAGATGGACCTCAATCCGGTCGCCGCCTATGCCGATGGTCTGCGCGTGCTCGACGCGCGCATCCTGCTCGACGCCGGCGCGGCAAAGCCCGCGGCGCCCGCCGATCCGCGCCACGCCCGCCGGGTCGAAAACCTGCGCCGCGCCTTCGACGCGCGCGCGGTGGCGGTGATCGGCGACAAGCGGGTCGGCGGCTACCTGTGGCTGCGCGCGATGGCGCGCTTCTCACGCAAGCTTTATTCGATCCAGATCGACCCTAGCGAAATTCCCGGGATCGAGGCGATGGGCGTCGCCAACTACAAGAGCTTGGCCGAGCTGCCTGAGCCGGTCGACTACGCCGTCAGCGCCGTGCCGCGCCAGGTCGCGCCGCGCATCCTCAGGGACTGTGTCGCCGCGGGCGTCGCCGGCATCGGCTTCTTCACCTCGGGCTTCTCCGAGACCGGCGAGGAGCTGGGCGTGAAGCTCGAGCGCGAGCTGCGCGCGACGGCCGCCGAGTCGGACATCGCGCTGGTCGGCCCCAACTGCATGGGCTTATATAACCCGGCGATCGGACTGTGCAATTTTCCCGACCAGGAGGTCGGCACCCAGGGCGACGTCTGCTTCATCTCGCAGAGCGGCACCCACTGCATAAATTTCTGCTCGCAGGCGCCCACCCGCGGCATCCGTATCAACAAGGCCGCCTCGATCGGCAACGTGCTGATGCTTGAGGCGGCGGACTTCATCGATCTGATGGCGGACGACCCGGCGACGCGCGCGCTCGGAATGTACATCGAGGGCGTGCGTGACGGACGGCGCTTCTTCGAGAGCCTGCGCCGCGCGGCCGCGCGCGTGCCGGTCGTGGTATGGAAGGGTGGGATGACCGAGGCCGGTGCGCGCGCGACCTTCTCGCATACCGGCTCGCTGGCGACGCCGGCGGCGGTATGGCGCGCGCTGGTCGAGCAGGGCGGGGCGGTGTCAGTCGCAAGCCTCGACGAGATGCTCGACGCGATGGAGCTGTTCGCACGCGGGCGGCGCGTTGCGGGCCGCAGGATGGGGCTGGTCGCAATGACCGGTGGTCAGTCGGTGGTAATCACCGACACCTTCGCCGCCGTCGGGCTCGAAGTGCCGGCGCTTTCGGAAGCGTCGTATGCCGAGCTTAAAGGATTCTTCAACACCATCGGCGGCAGCTACCGCAATCCGCTCGACGCCGGCGGCACGATCGGGATGGGGCACCATCAGGGCAACCTCGACCGCATCCTCGACATCCTCGATCGCGATCCCGTGATTGACGCGACCGTGCTCGAGATCGGCACCGGCCTGCGCGCGGCGCGCTGGGCCGCCCATGAAGACGAACTGACCGCGCTGCTCGACAAGCTGGCAGAGTTCAACGCGCGCTCGCGCAAGGCCTTCGCCGTAATCCTCCATCCGGCCCACGTCGCGACGATCGTGGTGCGAGCCAAGGAACTGGCGCGCTCACGCGGCCTGGTGGTGTTCGACAGCTTCGAGCGCGCCGCCGCCGCCTTCAGCGCTGCCGCCCACTACTGGGAGCGCCGCGCAAACGCCTGA
- a CDS encoding Tad domain-containing protein: MRRARRDGWTKRTVVLTLVLAALVGTVALATDVGLLYLHWARLQRGVDSAALAGAGYLPADPGRARQTAIVYAEANGIRDSELAGAPVIAPDGSTITVTARIGGVRGVLRAVGLYAGSAAASATAEAPYAPSVVGDGNGSRGNPSRASQSACSAIGRCDLLPIALDYRTPFKQNQVVALGHQGSRADGWDLLGMDGAASNARAGVANGYPGPLRIGDQLPSAPDGVADDAIRGLRVRVAAGQRRFPKATYLSHDPIDPRAVIVPMVEWDNTTHQARVKAFAALWVDGVEGATVEAHFIDQVAHDSPPDPSAPFRGARGRPILVR; the protein is encoded by the coding sequence GTGAGGAGGGCACGGCGCGACGGCTGGACGAAGCGGACAGTGGTGCTCACACTGGTGCTGGCCGCGCTGGTAGGGACAGTTGCGCTCGCCACTGACGTCGGCCTGCTCTATCTGCATTGGGCGCGGCTGCAAAGGGGCGTCGATTCAGCGGCGCTTGCGGGCGCCGGTTATCTGCCAGCGGATCCCGGGCGCGCCCGGCAGACCGCGATTGTTTACGCCGAAGCCAACGGTATCCGAGACTCGGAGCTGGCCGGCGCACCCGTGATCGCGCCTGACGGCTCGACCATCACCGTTACGGCCCGCATAGGCGGCGTTCGGGGGGTTTTGCGCGCTGTGGGCTTGTACGCCGGCAGTGCAGCGGCGTCGGCGACGGCCGAAGCCCCATACGCGCCGAGTGTCGTGGGCGACGGCAACGGCAGCCGCGGCAACCCCTCGCGCGCGTCTCAAAGCGCCTGCAGCGCGATTGGCCGGTGCGACCTGCTTCCAATCGCGCTCGACTACCGCACGCCCTTTAAACAGAATCAGGTCGTTGCGCTGGGCCATCAGGGCTCGCGTGCCGACGGATGGGACCTTCTGGGCATGGACGGCGCGGCGTCTAACGCGCGCGCGGGCGTCGCCAACGGTTACCCAGGTCCGCTCAGAATCGGCGACCAGCTACCTTCGGCGCCCGACGGCGTGGCTGACGATGCAATCCGTGGACTCCGCGTGCGAGTCGCCGCCGGTCAGCGGAGATTCCCCAAAGCGACTTATCTGAGCCACGACCCAATCGACCCCCGCGCCGTAATCGTGCCGATGGTCGAATGGGACAACACAACGCATCAAGCCCGGGTCAAGGCGTTCGCCGCGCTGTGGGTCGATGGGGTCGAAGGGGCCACGGTCGAGGCCCATTTCATCGATCAGGTCGCCCACGACAGTCCGCCCGACCCGAGTGCACCATTCCGCGGCGCCCGAGGCAGACCGATTCTAGTCCGCTAG
- a CDS encoding D-glycerate dehydrogenase, with amino-acid sequence MPRRGSTPRSRGDTPRVFVTRPIAEAALRRLAATARVDLWDAEMPPPRAELLARARQADAVLSMVTDRFDAAAIEALPRLRAISNFAVGVDNIDLTAATRAGIPVGHTPGILTETTADLAFALLMAAARRVVEGDRYVRAGRWRTWGPKVMLGRDIHGATLGIIGFGAIGQAMARRAAGFGMRVLYVPRPHHREAVDDGLSLSRPATSRTRRPRAGEKLRPKAVPLARLLAESDFVSLHVPLTSATRHMIGAHELSAMKHGAILVNTARGPVVDQAALALALRSGRLAAAALDVTDPEPIRRDDPLLRMPNVIITPHIGSASHATRLKMAETAVDNLFDVFAGRLPRHCANPGVRPR; translated from the coding sequence ATGCCCAGACGCGGCTCGACGCCGCGCTCGCGAGGCGACACTCCGCGCGTCTTCGTGACCCGGCCGATCGCGGAAGCCGCGCTACGACGGCTGGCGGCGACGGCGCGGGTCGATCTGTGGGACGCCGAGATGCCGCCGCCGCGCGCCGAGCTGCTTGCCCGCGCCCGGCAGGCCGACGCCGTGCTCAGCATGGTCACCGACCGCTTCGACGCCGCCGCGATCGAGGCTCTGCCGCGCCTGCGCGCGATCAGCAACTTCGCCGTGGGCGTGGACAATATTGATCTCACCGCAGCCACTCGCGCCGGCATCCCGGTCGGCCATACCCCCGGCATCCTGACCGAGACCACCGCCGACCTCGCCTTTGCGCTGCTGATGGCGGCGGCGCGGCGGGTCGTCGAGGGTGACCGTTACGTGCGTGCCGGGCGCTGGCGCACATGGGGGCCCAAGGTGATGCTCGGGCGCGACATTCATGGCGCGACGTTGGGGATCATCGGGTTTGGCGCGATCGGACAGGCGATGGCGCGGCGGGCGGCGGGTTTCGGAATGCGCGTGCTGTACGTCCCCCGCCCGCATCATCGGGAGGCTGTGGATGACGGCTTATCGTTGAGCCGGCCGGCCACCTCACGCACGCGACGCCCCCGCGCAGGCGAGAAGCTCCGGCCCAAAGCCGTCCCGCTCGCGCGGCTGCTCGCCGAATCGGATTTTGTTTCGCTCCATGTCCCGCTGACTTCCGCGACACGTCACATGATCGGCGCGCACGAACTGTCTGCGATGAAGCACGGCGCGATCCTCGTCAACACCGCGCGCGGACCGGTCGTCGATCAAGCCGCGCTCGCGCTCGCCCTGCGCAGCGGACGGCTGGCCGCCGCCGCACTCGACGTGACCGACCCGGAACCGATCCGGCGCGACGATCCGCTGCTCAGGATGCCGAACGTGATAATCACTCCGCACATCGGCAGCGCCAGCCATGCCACGCGGCTCAAGATGGCCGAGACCGCGGTCGATAATCTGTTCGACGTCTTCGCCGGACGACTGCCGCGACACTGCGCGAATCCCGGTGTGCGGCCGCGCTGA